TGTCATGCCTCTATTCAGGGTGAGGCAGTAGGGTTTAAACGTCTCAACAGGGGGTAAATGAGGTTGCAGTGCCCGTTCTGTGGCGACAATGGCTAAATTTTTTTCTCCCTGCACCAAATCTGCGAGTACCTGCAATTGTCCCCAAGTTGTCTCGGATTCAGGGTCAAATGGTTCGTAAGGCGATGCTTCCGAGGTGGGGTAAAAATGCACAGTTTGCCAGCCCATTGCTTCGATCTGGGCAGCCCAGCGACCGGCTTCTTCTAAGGTTGCTGCCACAACCAACAAATTGCGCCCTTCTTGCTGTGCCAAGGCTGAAGCCACCATGCCTTTGGGCAAGCGAGGGAAGCCATTGAGGGCAAGGGAACGCTGCCGGTGCAGTTTGTTCAGCAGTTCTGTACTTAGCTGGGTTCGCCCAAGGGCACGAATAATAGAAGAGAAAGCCATAGTCTCGATTTTACAGTTTAGATTCTAGATGAAGAGAATTGTTGAGATCCTTGATAGCGCTGGGTTTTAGCTTTTTAAGTTTTGCTTTTTACCCCGAATCAATCGGATATTAAAGCAGTTGTGCAATCGTTTTGCGGGTAAGGGACAAGACAGCAGGCGTGTATTTGCCTACTTTCCTCATTTTAGAAGCCGGTTCGCAGCTCAACAGAGGTTGTGGCATATTTACTGTTGGGCACAAGATGCTAATTTAGTTGCAAGCTCAGAAGTCAGAAGTCTGGAGACTGAAAAGTAACGAGTAAACAGTGAAATTAAAGACCGGCTCTACACTCTTCACGTCAAACTAGCCCCTAACCCCCAGCACTTTTCGCAATGTCCTCAACCATTGAAATTCTGATTATTCTCCTGCTAATTTTGGCAAATGGCCTGTTTGTTATGTCAGAGATGGCCATCGTCTCTTCCCGCAAAGCGCGATTGCAACAAATAGCCAACCAAGGTGATATTAAGGCCCGTACAGCGCTAGACCTGGCAAATGCCCCGAATCAGTTTTTGCCAACTGTTCAGGTGGGGATCACATTGCTGGCAATCGTCTCCGGTGCCTACGGTGAAACGACATTTTCTAAAATACTCAGGCCGCTGCTCAGTCAGGTTCCCTTCCTGAATCCATACAGGGAATTGCTCGCTACCCTAATTTCAGTGTTGATCATCACCTATCTGACGCTGATTATTGGTGAACTCGTGCCTAAGCGATTGGCACTGAATAACCCGGAACCACTGGCTGCTGCCGTCGCCATTCCGATGCGGATGTTGGCTAGATTAGCCTCTCCCATTGTGTTTCTGTTAAGCGCTTCTACCGATATTGTGGTGCGGATGTTGGGCATCAGACCCTCTACAGAGCCACAAGTGACAGAGGAAGAGATCAAAGTTTTGATTGAGCAAGGCACTGAGGCGGGAACGTTTGAGGAAGCGGAACAAGACATGGTGGAACGGGTGTTTCGCCTGGGGGATCGCCCTGTCAGTGCGCTGATGACGCCGCGCCCAGAAATTGTCTGGCTTAACCTTGAAGACT
This DNA window, taken from Microcoleus sp. FACHB-68, encodes the following:
- a CDS encoding hemolysin family protein; translation: MSSTIEILIILLLILANGLFVMSEMAIVSSRKARLQQIANQGDIKARTALDLANAPNQFLPTVQVGITLLAIVSGAYGETTFSKILRPLLSQVPFLNPYRELLATLISVLIITYLTLIIGELVPKRLALNNPEPLAAAVAIPMRMLARLASPIVFLLSASTDIVVRMLGIRPSTEPQVTEEEIKVLIEQGTEAGTFEEAEQDMVERVFRLGDRPVSALMTPRPEIVWLNLEDSAEANRQKMIHSNHSRLLVCQSELDNVLGVVQVTDLLSRCLAGEPLDLTMLLRRPLFVPESTRGLKVLELFKQTATHIVLVVDEYGIIQGLVTINDILIEIVGDIPSIDESDDPQIVQREDGSWLLDGMLSVDEFFELFGIEDVREEKDENYNTMGGFVITQLGRIPNSADHFVWHNLRVEVVDMDGNRVDKVLVMPVPAGSPERKSSD